A genomic window from Micromonospora ferruginea includes:
- a CDS encoding AAA domain-containing protein, producing MTGELVDQIVDRYFGRTGRLHGPYTAPGGASLSTVRTEIIPSTLYRYELVDGDSRALILQIYLNIAALGGLMWEQEIRVLLRANGLRHPALPEIVDGGYEDDGDASRNGFAFVVTRGGLNTLASVAGSTGFLHERPAEALRHFSMLASALAILHDHGLIHRNLWTGSITVEPVSEETDELVLRLSRFEMSTLVANLLRAATLDASSTNDQVRELLLDQRDGSRALLYASPERIDFLFPPADRGGFLDDQRSDVYSLGVVVWEWFFGPLSVEVPAHLGDTDEVQVWARAARERMRTRLREERSIPRALCDLLLWMLGEQPGDRPESSMVVTRLAEHYAVLANHFTARVSDRPFLVAYMPKESIPTIYEWGWIRSSPMTPEGRAELAAFLEHDLRAAILVHAPHGSDPYIDAGTHVGKREAQQLLVGERAAWFCQPFRPTNALGIASATPIDEVLLIKYVVPLESHRARRIQAQLDRSRFRQRPTPIQAIAYDIHPRELESQRSGRPSWRPLIESVRSPVERTSDEMLYEQAIEWLLEYQGVELRAREYAYSRVETSGGGQIKLVFDDLRDLARQHGQPMLAKFASSVRRRPPFARFFESLSLQDGNALIEAVADDRGVPADRVFSGNVRFVRFDNDTTLVVQAVAGTGRLPERGWLRPADDFGTRIALQRQLAARWELLDNRTLLDQLRNPVTIRGVPTRWQQAIHAFDNGDPKPRPLGGSSAETVLEMLVSQPFYAVQGPPGTGKTEIASRAVAAYLTADHGSRVLISAQANFALDNLAERLLRYLGALDEHGRMVVKQDLLPVRIVSPSTDTVDATPMGQFKLSQLTPQRRKMIADAVKQDLSRDDGWTAVRERYLAALPAALPELDDRFLRGANLVFATCLAATRGALATTDSSLFDWVVVEEAAKAWPGELAIPLSQGLRWTLLGDHKQLPAHRRDDVLGFLGECALDPNPDLNVHGRRQAEYERVFSLFGALFDDEMPAARGPLNRPLRTLDSQFRMRPAIGELVSRVFYPAAGGPEWTGGHLPPGKVSSPVDGDPHRFVSPEAIRGRDLVWLDTAKVAACQDVEAWSNEGEARIVADFVRRLRPAPAPDGLTVLTPYREQKDLLHRLGLPMEQLSTVPAFQGRESDVVVLSLVRDRLRGDSPISNIGYLIQPELANVMMSRARKLLVIVGNFDHFVGVGDFWARVCAGVEQFGVRLDAAEVMAE from the coding sequence GTGACCGGTGAACTCGTCGACCAGATCGTCGACCGATACTTCGGGCGGACCGGCCGGTTGCATGGGCCCTACACGGCCCCCGGTGGTGCGTCGCTGTCGACCGTACGGACCGAGATCATCCCCAGCACCCTCTATCGCTACGAACTGGTCGACGGCGACAGCCGTGCGCTGATCCTGCAGATCTACCTCAACATCGCGGCGCTCGGCGGGTTGATGTGGGAGCAGGAGATCCGCGTCCTCCTGCGCGCGAACGGCCTGCGTCACCCGGCGCTACCGGAGATCGTCGACGGCGGCTACGAGGACGACGGGGATGCCTCGCGCAACGGGTTCGCCTTCGTGGTCACGCGCGGCGGGTTGAACACGCTCGCCAGCGTGGCGGGCAGCACGGGCTTCCTGCACGAGCGTCCGGCCGAGGCGCTGCGGCACTTCTCCATGCTCGCCAGCGCCCTCGCGATCCTGCACGACCACGGCCTGATCCACCGCAACCTGTGGACCGGCTCGATCACCGTTGAACCCGTCAGCGAGGAGACCGACGAGCTCGTCCTGCGGCTGTCGCGGTTCGAGATGAGCACGCTCGTGGCGAACCTGCTGCGTGCGGCCACACTTGACGCGTCGTCCACCAACGATCAGGTACGTGAGCTGCTGCTCGACCAGCGCGACGGCTCCCGGGCGCTTCTCTACGCCTCACCGGAGCGCATCGACTTCCTGTTCCCGCCCGCTGACCGGGGCGGCTTCCTGGACGACCAGCGGTCCGACGTCTACAGCCTCGGCGTGGTGGTGTGGGAGTGGTTCTTCGGGCCGCTGTCCGTCGAGGTCCCGGCGCACCTCGGCGACACGGACGAGGTGCAGGTGTGGGCACGTGCGGCCCGGGAGCGGATGCGGACCCGCCTTCGGGAGGAGCGGAGCATCCCGCGCGCCCTGTGTGACCTGCTGCTGTGGATGCTCGGGGAACAGCCGGGTGACCGCCCGGAGTCGTCCATGGTCGTCACCCGGCTCGCCGAGCACTATGCGGTCCTGGCCAACCACTTCACCGCCCGGGTGAGCGACCGGCCGTTCCTGGTGGCCTACATGCCCAAGGAATCGATCCCGACGATCTACGAGTGGGGCTGGATCCGGTCCAGTCCGATGACGCCCGAGGGGCGGGCGGAGCTGGCCGCCTTCCTGGAGCACGACCTGCGCGCCGCGATCCTCGTCCACGCGCCGCACGGCTCCGACCCATACATCGACGCCGGCACCCACGTCGGCAAGCGCGAGGCGCAACAACTGCTGGTGGGCGAGCGGGCGGCCTGGTTCTGCCAGCCGTTCCGCCCCACCAACGCGTTGGGCATCGCCAGCGCCACCCCGATCGACGAGGTACTCCTCATCAAGTACGTGGTGCCGTTGGAGAGCCACCGCGCCCGCCGGATCCAGGCCCAGCTCGACCGCAGCCGCTTCCGGCAGCGACCGACGCCGATCCAGGCGATCGCCTACGACATCCACCCCAGGGAACTGGAGTCGCAGCGGTCGGGCCGGCCGTCCTGGCGCCCGCTCATCGAGTCGGTTCGTTCGCCCGTCGAACGGACCTCGGACGAGATGCTCTACGAGCAGGCGATCGAGTGGCTGCTCGAATACCAGGGGGTCGAGCTCCGGGCCCGGGAGTACGCATACAGCCGCGTCGAGACGTCCGGGGGAGGCCAGATCAAGCTGGTCTTCGACGACCTGCGGGACCTGGCACGACAGCATGGCCAACCGATGCTGGCGAAGTTCGCCTCATCCGTCCGGCGCCGCCCACCGTTCGCGCGGTTCTTCGAGAGCCTGTCGCTCCAGGACGGTAACGCGCTGATCGAAGCGGTCGCGGACGACCGGGGCGTGCCGGCCGACCGGGTCTTCTCCGGCAACGTCCGGTTTGTTCGGTTCGACAATGACACCACGCTTGTCGTCCAGGCCGTCGCTGGGACCGGCCGGCTGCCCGAGCGCGGCTGGTTGCGTCCCGCGGACGACTTCGGGACGCGAATCGCGCTGCAACGCCAGCTCGCCGCCCGATGGGAACTGCTGGACAACCGCACGCTGCTGGACCAGTTGCGCAACCCGGTGACCATCCGGGGCGTGCCGACGCGGTGGCAGCAGGCGATCCACGCGTTCGACAACGGCGACCCCAAGCCGCGGCCGCTGGGCGGCAGCAGCGCGGAGACGGTGCTGGAGATGCTGGTCTCCCAGCCTTTCTACGCCGTGCAGGGACCGCCCGGCACCGGTAAGACCGAGATCGCCAGTCGGGCGGTGGCCGCGTACCTCACCGCGGACCACGGCTCCCGGGTGCTGATCTCGGCCCAGGCCAACTTCGCCCTGGACAACCTCGCCGAGCGGCTCCTGCGTTACCTGGGCGCGCTGGACGAGCACGGCCGGATGGTGGTCAAGCAGGACCTGCTGCCGGTGCGTATAGTCTCGCCTTCGACGGACACCGTGGACGCGACGCCGATGGGGCAGTTCAAGCTCTCGCAACTGACGCCGCAGCGGCGGAAGATGATCGCCGACGCGGTCAAGCAGGATCTTTCCCGGGACGACGGCTGGACAGCGGTCCGCGAGCGGTACCTGGCCGCCCTGCCGGCCGCGCTGCCCGAACTCGACGACCGGTTCCTCCGCGGCGCGAACCTCGTCTTCGCGACCTGCCTCGCGGCGACCCGCGGAGCGCTGGCCACCACCGACAGCTCGCTGTTCGACTGGGTGGTCGTCGAGGAGGCCGCGAAGGCCTGGCCCGGGGAGCTGGCCATCCCGCTCTCCCAGGGACTGCGCTGGACCCTGCTGGGCGACCACAAGCAGCTTCCGGCCCACCGGCGCGACGACGTCCTCGGCTTCCTCGGGGAGTGCGCGCTCGACCCGAACCCGGACCTCAACGTGCACGGGCGCCGGCAGGCTGAGTACGAGCGGGTGTTCTCCCTGTTCGGCGCGCTCTTCGACGACGAGATGCCGGCGGCGCGAGGGCCGCTCAACCGCCCGTTGCGCACGCTGGACAGCCAGTTCCGGATGCGTCCGGCGATCGGCGAGTTGGTGAGCCGGGTGTTCTACCCCGCCGCCGGCGGGCCGGAGTGGACCGGCGGGCACCTCCCGCCGGGAAAGGTGTCCTCACCGGTCGACGGCGATCCGCACCGTTTCGTGAGCCCCGAGGCGATCAGGGGCCGGGACCTGGTCTGGCTCGACACCGCCAAGGTTGCGGCCTGCCAGGACGTCGAGGCGTGGAGCAACGAGGGTGAGGCGCGGATCGTGGCCGACTTCGTGCGCCGGCTCCGCCCCGCGCCGGCTCCGGACGGGCTCACCGTCCTCACCCCGTACCGCGAGCAGAAGGACCTGCTCCACCGGCTGGGCCTGCCGATGGAGCAGCTCTCCACCGTGCCGGCCTTCCAGGGCCGGGAGTCGGACGTGGTCGTCCTGTCCCTGGTGCGCGACCGGCTCCGAGGCGACTCCCCGATCAGCAACATCGGCTACCTGATCCAGCCCGAGCTGGCCAACGTGATGATGTCGCGCGCCCGCAAGCTGCTGGTCATCGTCGGCAACTTCGACCACTTCGTCGGCGTCGGCGACTTCTGGGCCCGGGTGTGCGCCGGCGTCGAGCAGTTCGGGGTACGCCTCGACGCGGCCGAGGTGATGGCGGAATGA
- a CDS encoding SRPBCC family protein, with protein MTEPLTVRARLAADLATVRRALTDPAELRVWLAEHAEVDLPRRYEFWGRYTPEGDAPHQRLLHADDKSLRFAWTLDGVETTTEFELAPDGDATILTLRQSHFLIEEAMNGSTIRGVLQTYWALSVANLNAHLEGRPLLPRTDFTSADLRGELLIDAPMDKVWTSLTDSEQASAWFGYPIGIEPWAGGRYAMGGFETGYAAKVLDVTPGRVLSVDWGPTGVSTWELAESGGRTRLTFVQSGFDEGNPPYAAWTGAVAGLAELRRFHELPAWQPIWLADEAPTGA; from the coding sequence ATGACTGAGCCGCTGACCGTCCGCGCCCGCCTCGCCGCCGACCTGGCGACCGTCCGCCGCGCCCTGACCGACCCGGCCGAGCTGCGCGTGTGGCTGGCCGAACACGCCGAGGTCGACCTGCCCCGACGCTACGAGTTCTGGGGCCGCTACACGCCCGAGGGCGACGCGCCGCACCAACGGCTGCTGCACGCCGACGACAAGTCGCTGCGCTTCGCGTGGACGCTCGACGGGGTGGAGACCACCACCGAGTTCGAGCTGGCGCCCGACGGCGACGCCACCATCCTCACCCTGCGGCAGAGCCACTTCCTCATCGAGGAGGCGATGAACGGCAGCACCATCCGGGGCGTGCTCCAGACCTACTGGGCGCTGAGCGTCGCCAACCTCAACGCCCACCTGGAGGGCCGGCCGCTGCTGCCGCGCACCGACTTCACCTCCGCCGACCTGCGCGGCGAGCTGCTGATCGACGCCCCGATGGACAAGGTGTGGACGTCGCTGACCGACTCCGAGCAGGCCAGCGCCTGGTTCGGCTACCCGATCGGGATCGAGCCGTGGGCGGGCGGCCGCTACGCGATGGGCGGCTTCGAGACCGGCTACGCGGCCAAGGTGCTGGACGTGACGCCGGGGCGGGTCCTCTCGGTCGACTGGGGGCCCACCGGCGTGAGCACCTGGGAGCTGGCCGAGTCCGGCGGCCGGACCAGGCTGACGTTCGTGCAGTCCGGCTTCGACGAGGGCAACCCGCCGTACGCGGCCTGGACCGGCGCGGTGGCCGGCCTGGCCGAGCTGCGCCGCTTCCACGAACTCCCCGCGTGGCAGCCCATCTGGCTGGCCGACGAGGCCCCGACCGGCGCCTGA
- a CDS encoding winged helix-turn-helix domain-containing protein, which yields MRDVLYLEEREQAEALLKPQRIEVLRQLAEPRTCTEVAARLEQTPQRVYYHVKQLVAAGLAEQVADRRVRGITEGIYQAVARSYWLSPRLVGRIGDGRRVRDELSLGYLLDLMEEVQADIAALDRAAPELPSIGVSGEIRVPAERRQEFLHDLQSTLRDLFTRYGGADGDAFKLAVACYPKGDTHD from the coding sequence ATGAGAGACGTCCTGTACCTGGAAGAACGCGAGCAGGCCGAAGCCCTGCTCAAGCCGCAACGCATCGAGGTGCTGCGGCAACTCGCCGAGCCCCGCACCTGCACCGAGGTCGCGGCCCGGCTGGAGCAGACACCGCAGCGCGTCTACTACCACGTCAAGCAACTGGTCGCGGCCGGCCTGGCCGAGCAGGTCGCCGACCGGCGGGTGCGCGGCATCACCGAAGGCATCTACCAGGCCGTCGCCCGGTCCTACTGGCTGTCCCCCCGGCTGGTCGGCCGCATCGGCGACGGGCGCCGGGTGCGCGACGAGCTGAGCCTCGGCTACCTGCTCGACCTGATGGAGGAGGTCCAGGCCGACATCGCCGCGCTGGACCGGGCCGCCCCCGAACTGCCCTCGATCGGCGTGTCCGGAGAGATCCGGGTGCCCGCCGAGCGGCGCCAGGAATTCCTGCACGACCTGCAGTCGACGCTGCGGGACCTGTTCACCCGCTACGGCGGCGCCGACGGAGACGCCTTCAAACTCGCCGTGGCCTGCTACCCGAAAGGCGACACCCATGACTGA
- a CDS encoding class I SAM-dependent methyltransferase has product MSLTDRTPGAASASAGPPADGRRTGPTVADVIRAVTTGDLPVRVTGYDGSAVGPADAGITLSIRTERGLSYLLTAPGDLGMARAYVSGDLGLDGVHPGDPYEALRVLKDEMPLRMPPVADALALVKALGWERLRPPPPPPQEAAPRWRRVMSGLRHSKVRDSSAISHHYDVSNAFYEKVLGPSMTYTCAVFHSPGDTLEEAQRAKYDLVAGKLALRPGMRLLDVGCGWGGMVRHAAREYGVKALGVTLSRAQAEWARAAIEREGLGDLAEVRHLDYRDAPREQFDVISSIGLTEHIGVRNYPAYFGALRSRLKPGGRLLNHCITRADNRAPHRSGAFIDRYVFPDGELAGPGRLVSEIHDAGFEVHHEENLRQHYALTLAGWCRNLVDNWDFCVNEVGAGTARVWGLYMAGSRMAFERNGIQLHQVLATHNGPQGVNGYPLRPDWTP; this is encoded by the coding sequence ATGAGTCTGACCGACCGAACACCGGGGGCGGCGAGCGCCTCCGCCGGACCACCGGCGGACGGCCGGCGCACCGGACCCACCGTGGCGGACGTGATCCGCGCGGTCACCACCGGCGACCTGCCCGTCCGCGTCACCGGATACGACGGCAGCGCGGTGGGCCCGGCGGACGCCGGGATCACCCTGTCGATCCGCACCGAGCGAGGGCTGTCCTACCTGCTCACCGCGCCCGGCGACCTGGGCATGGCCCGGGCCTACGTCAGCGGTGACCTGGGGCTGGACGGGGTGCACCCGGGCGACCCGTACGAGGCGTTGCGGGTGCTCAAGGACGAGATGCCGCTGCGCATGCCGCCGGTGGCCGACGCGCTGGCGCTGGTCAAGGCGCTGGGCTGGGAGCGGCTGCGCCCGCCGCCGCCCCCGCCGCAGGAGGCCGCGCCGCGCTGGCGGCGGGTGATGAGCGGGCTGCGCCACTCGAAGGTGCGGGACAGCAGCGCGATCTCGCACCACTACGACGTGTCGAACGCCTTCTACGAGAAGGTGCTCGGGCCGTCCATGACGTACACCTGCGCGGTCTTCCACAGCCCGGGCGACACGCTGGAGGAGGCGCAGCGTGCCAAGTACGACCTGGTCGCCGGCAAGCTGGCGCTCAGGCCGGGGATGCGGCTGCTGGACGTCGGCTGCGGCTGGGGCGGCATGGTCCGGCACGCGGCCCGGGAGTACGGCGTGAAGGCGCTGGGCGTGACGCTGTCCCGCGCGCAGGCCGAGTGGGCGCGGGCCGCGATCGAGCGGGAGGGGCTGGGCGACCTGGCCGAGGTGCGCCACCTCGACTACCGGGACGCGCCGCGCGAGCAGTTCGACGTGATCTCCTCGATCGGGCTGACCGAGCACATCGGGGTGCGCAACTACCCGGCCTACTTCGGCGCGCTGCGGTCCCGGCTGAAGCCGGGCGGGCGGCTGCTCAACCACTGCATCACCCGCGCCGACAACCGGGCGCCGCACCGCTCCGGCGCGTTCATCGACAGGTACGTCTTCCCGGACGGCGAGCTGGCCGGCCCGGGGCGGCTGGTCAGCGAGATCCACGACGCCGGGTTCGAGGTGCACCACGAGGAGAACCTGCGCCAGCACTACGCGCTGACGCTGGCCGGCTGGTGCCGCAACCTGGTCGACAACTGGGACTTCTGCGTGAACGAGGTCGGCGCGGGCACCGCCCGGGTGTGGGGCCTCTACATGGCCGGCTCCCGGATGGCGTTCGAGCGCAACGGCATCCAGTTGCACCAGGTGCTCGCCACGCACAACGGCCCGCAGGGGGTCAACGGCTATCCGTTGCGTCCCGACTGGACGCCCTGA
- a CDS encoding FAD-binding oxidoreductase — protein MRAVRDHERAVDALRRSYAAVPAGETVRLAKQTSNLFRPRSAPRAPGLDVSGLTGVLAVDEAARTADVQGMCTYEDLVDATLPHGLMPLVVPQLRTITLGGAVTGLGIESTSFRNGLPHESVLEMDVLTGAGKLVTTRPQGEHADLHRAFPNSLGSLGYATRLRIELQPVGRHVALRNIRFTRLEELVDAIGEVVDKGAFAGEPVDAMDGVMFSPGESYLVLGTFTDEAEGRPSDYTGQEIYYRSLRRRTRDVLTAYDYLWRWDTDWFWCSAAFGVQHPLVRRLWPQRYRRSDVYHKIVRLEHRHQVAARVDRWRGRPARERVVQDVEIPLDRTPEFLRWFAGNVKMDPVWLCPLRLREPAGPGSARAWPLYPLQPGETYVNIGFWGSVPITAGAADGDVNRQIEHMVSESGGHKSLYSDAYYDRDAFDRLYGGETWRAVKDRYDPDHRLTGLYEKAVSRA, from the coding sequence ATGCGAGCTGTCCGTGATCATGAACGGGCGGTGGACGCGCTCCGGCGGTCCTACGCCGCGGTGCCCGCCGGCGAGACGGTGCGGCTGGCCAAGCAGACCTCGAACCTCTTCCGGCCCCGTTCCGCGCCGCGCGCCCCGGGGCTGGACGTGAGCGGGCTGACCGGGGTGCTGGCCGTGGACGAGGCGGCCCGCACCGCTGACGTGCAGGGCATGTGCACCTACGAGGACCTGGTCGACGCGACCCTGCCGCACGGGCTGATGCCGCTGGTCGTGCCGCAGTTGCGCACCATCACGCTCGGTGGCGCGGTGACCGGGCTGGGCATCGAGTCCACCTCGTTCCGCAACGGCCTGCCGCACGAGTCGGTGCTGGAGATGGACGTGCTGACCGGGGCGGGGAAGCTGGTCACCACCCGGCCCCAGGGCGAGCACGCCGACCTGCACCGGGCGTTCCCCAACTCGCTGGGCAGCCTCGGCTACGCCACCCGGCTGCGCATCGAGCTGCAACCGGTGGGCCGGCACGTGGCGTTGCGCAACATCCGGTTCACCCGGCTGGAGGAGCTGGTCGACGCGATCGGCGAGGTGGTCGACAAGGGCGCCTTCGCCGGCGAGCCGGTCGACGCCATGGACGGGGTGATGTTCAGCCCCGGCGAGTCCTACCTGGTGCTCGGCACGTTCACCGACGAGGCCGAGGGCCGCCCGTCCGACTACACCGGCCAGGAGATCTACTACCGCTCGCTGCGCCGCCGCACCCGTGACGTGCTGACCGCGTACGACTACCTGTGGCGGTGGGACACCGACTGGTTCTGGTGCTCGGCCGCGTTCGGCGTGCAGCACCCGCTGGTCCGGCGGCTCTGGCCGCAGCGCTACCGGCGCAGCGACGTCTATCACAAGATCGTGCGGCTGGAGCACCGGCACCAGGTGGCCGCCCGGGTCGACCGGTGGCGGGGCCGCCCGGCGCGCGAGCGCGTGGTGCAGGACGTGGAGATCCCGCTGGACCGGACGCCCGAGTTCCTCCGCTGGTTCGCGGGGAACGTGAAGATGGATCCGGTGTGGCTCTGCCCGCTGCGGCTGCGGGAGCCGGCCGGCCCGGGATCCGCCCGGGCCTGGCCGCTATATCCGCTCCAGCCGGGCGAGACATATGTGAACATCGGCTTCTGGGGGAGCGTGCCGATCACGGCGGGCGCCGCCGACGGCGACGTCAACCGGCAGATCGAGCACATGGTGTCGGAGTCGGGCGGGCACAAGTCGCTCTACTCCGACGCGTACTACGACCGGGACGCGTTCGACCGGCTCTACGGCGGGGAGACCTGGCGCGCCGTGAAGGACCGCTACGACCCGGATCACCGACTCACCGGACTGTACGAGAAGGCGGTATCCCGAGCATGA
- a CDS encoding aminoacyl-tRNA deacylase, translated as MVNPALDALDAAGLPYRVIRHGPVASLAEAAAARGVEVPDVVKTIVVRRGAGDHLFVLTPGGRVVSWPKLRALLGVSRMSLPDAAAAKEATGYARGTITPFGATTAWPVIADERLRGREITLGAGEHGLAVALAADAALAALGATVADVTDPEPVR; from the coding sequence ATGGTCAACCCCGCTCTCGACGCCCTCGACGCCGCCGGACTGCCGTACCGCGTCATCCGGCACGGGCCGGTCGCGAGCCTGGCCGAGGCGGCGGCGGCCCGCGGCGTCGAGGTGCCGGACGTGGTGAAGACGATCGTGGTCCGTCGCGGCGCGGGCGACCACCTGTTCGTGCTCACCCCCGGCGGGCGGGTCGTCTCCTGGCCCAAGCTGCGCGCCCTGCTCGGGGTGAGCCGGATGTCCCTGCCGGACGCCGCCGCCGCGAAGGAGGCCACCGGCTACGCGCGCGGCACCATCACGCCGTTCGGGGCCACCACGGCCTGGCCGGTGATCGCGGACGAGCGGCTGCGTGGCCGGGAGATCACCCTCGGCGCGGGCGAGCACGGCCTCGCCGTCGCGCTCGCGGCGGACGCCGCGCTGGCCGCGCTCGGCGCCACCGTCGCCGACGTCACCGACCCGGAACCCGTGCGCTGA
- a CDS encoding DUF427 domain-containing protein, with translation MPKAVWNDLVVAESDDTVLVEGNHYFPRSALRDDLIRPSDTHTVCPWKGTASYYTLEHDGATSADAVWYYPEPKPDAEMVRDRVAFWKDVRVVD, from the coding sequence ATGCCGAAAGCCGTCTGGAACGACCTGGTCGTCGCGGAGAGCGACGACACCGTGCTGGTCGAGGGGAACCACTACTTTCCCCGGTCCGCCCTGCGCGACGACCTGATCCGCCCCTCCGACACGCACACGGTCTGCCCGTGGAAGGGCACCGCCTCCTACTACACGCTCGAACACGACGGCGCCACCAGCGCGGACGCGGTCTGGTACTACCCGGAGCCGAAGCCGGACGCGGAGATGGTCCGCGACCGGGTGGCGTTCTGGAAGGACGTCCGGGTCGTCGACTGA
- a CDS encoding RICIN domain-containing protein — MAEQHTDPSGTVYGARRARGVRLPGDPLMRIALGVALVGVLLGAFFATGVLGGGADRQIVPAAAAPTPAASESSSAPPPTTEAAPSPTPSAATTTPAAPVATPKVVRGVPSGRCVGVVGDNPEGAQAALADCTGGPEQQWVVTPVSADTYLLVNAASGKCLDVNAASGDDGADVLQWTCTGQANQQWKLNPTGAGPVLLVAVHSGKCAQVDDAGTEAGRELEQAPCTGAAEQQWALG, encoded by the coding sequence ATGGCCGAGCAGCACACCGACCCGTCCGGCACCGTCTACGGCGCCCGCCGCGCCCGTGGCGTCCGGCTGCCCGGGGACCCGCTGATGCGGATCGCGCTGGGCGTCGCCCTGGTCGGCGTACTCCTGGGGGCCTTCTTCGCCACCGGCGTGCTCGGTGGCGGGGCCGACCGGCAGATCGTGCCGGCGGCGGCCGCGCCGACCCCGGCGGCGAGCGAGTCGAGTTCGGCGCCGCCGCCGACGACGGAGGCCGCGCCGTCGCCCACCCCGAGCGCCGCGACGACCACGCCCGCCGCGCCGGTGGCCACGCCGAAGGTGGTCCGGGGCGTGCCGTCCGGGCGCTGCGTCGGCGTGGTCGGCGACAACCCGGAGGGCGCGCAGGCCGCGCTGGCCGACTGCACCGGCGGGCCGGAGCAGCAGTGGGTCGTCACGCCGGTCTCCGCCGACACCTACCTGCTGGTCAACGCCGCCAGCGGCAAGTGCCTGGACGTCAACGCGGCAAGCGGCGACGACGGCGCCGACGTGTTGCAGTGGACCTGCACCGGGCAGGCCAACCAGCAGTGGAAGCTCAACCCGACCGGCGCCGGCCCGGTGCTCCTGGTCGCCGTGCACAGCGGCAAGTGCGCGCAGGTCGACGACGCCGGCACCGAGGCCGGCCGGGAGCTCGAACAGGCGCCGTGCACCGGCGCCGCCGAGCAGCAGTGGGCGCTCGGCTGA
- a CDS encoding MFS transporter, producing the protein MRRLHPAWLVAAVAFVALVGAAGFRATPGVLLHPLHAEFGWPLATISAAVSVNLLLYGVTAPFAAALMDRFGIRRVVACALALVAAGSGLTVAMTESWQLILCWGVLVGLGTGSMALAFVATVTGRWFVRRRGLVTGVLTAGGAAGQLVFLPLLAVLVRDHGWRTAALVVAGAALAVVPLVVWLLREHPADLGRPAYGATEVVPPARPEGGAAARAVGALTAAARTRPFWLLAGGFAICGATTNGLVGTHFVPAAHDHGMPETTAAGLLAVVGLFDIAGSIASGWLTDRVDPRLLLGAYYALRGASLLVLPSLFAGSARPSMLVFIVFYGLDWVATVPPTVALCREWFGASGAVVFGWVFAAHQAGAAVAATGAGLVRDRLGDYAAAWYVAGALSVGAAGLSLLLRRRGGEPAFALPVPAGRRAWSYRG; encoded by the coding sequence GTGAGAAGACTGCATCCCGCCTGGCTCGTCGCGGCGGTCGCCTTCGTGGCCCTGGTCGGCGCCGCCGGCTTCCGGGCCACCCCCGGCGTGCTGCTGCACCCGCTGCACGCCGAGTTCGGCTGGCCGCTCGCCACCATCTCCGCCGCCGTCTCGGTCAACCTGCTGCTCTACGGCGTCACCGCGCCGTTCGCGGCGGCGCTGATGGACCGGTTCGGGATCCGCCGGGTGGTGGCGTGCGCGCTGGCGCTGGTGGCGGCCGGCAGCGGCCTCACCGTGGCGATGACCGAGAGCTGGCAGCTCATCCTCTGCTGGGGCGTGCTGGTCGGGCTGGGCACCGGCTCGATGGCGCTGGCCTTCGTGGCGACGGTCACCGGGCGCTGGTTCGTGCGGCGTCGGGGCCTGGTCACCGGCGTGCTCACCGCCGGCGGCGCGGCCGGTCAGCTCGTGTTCCTGCCGCTGCTCGCGGTGCTGGTGCGCGACCACGGCTGGCGCACGGCGGCACTCGTCGTCGCCGGGGCCGCGCTGGCGGTCGTACCGCTGGTGGTGTGGTTGTTGCGCGAGCACCCGGCGGACCTGGGCCGGCCGGCCTACGGCGCGACCGAGGTCGTCCCGCCGGCCCGGCCGGAGGGCGGCGCGGCGGCCCGCGCGGTCGGCGCGTTGACCGCCGCCGCCCGGACCCGGCCGTTCTGGCTGCTCGCCGGCGGCTTCGCGATCTGCGGCGCGACCACGAACGGCCTGGTCGGTACGCACTTCGTGCCGGCCGCGCACGACCACGGGATGCCGGAGACGACCGCGGCCGGCCTGCTCGCCGTGGTCGGGCTCTTCGACATCGCCGGTTCGATCGCCTCCGGCTGGCTCACCGACCGGGTCGACCCGCGGCTGCTGCTCGGCGCCTACTACGCGTTGCGCGGGGCGTCGCTGCTGGTGCTGCCGAGCCTGTTCGCCGGCTCGGCCCGGCCGAGCATGCTGGTCTTCATCGTCTTCTACGGGCTGGACTGGGTGGCGACCGTGCCGCCGACCGTGGCGTTGTGCCGGGAGTGGTTCGGCGCGTCCGGCGCGGTGGTCTTCGGCTGGGTGTTCGCCGCGCACCAGGCCGGCGCGGCGGTCGCCGCGACCGGCGCCGGCCTGGTCCGCGACCGGCTCGGCGACTACGCGGCGGCCTGGTACGTGGCCGGCGCGCTGTCCGTCGGCGCGGCCGGGCTCTCGCTGCTGCTGCGCCGCCGGGGTGGGGAGCCGGCGTTCGCCCTGCCGGTGCCGGCCGGCCGGCGGGCCTGGAGCTATCGGGGCTGA